ATGAACCCTTTATCTGGTATGAGTTTGTCTTCGAAACGGCAAAACTGGCGAAGAGCAGTAATTTAGAGAACGTCCTCGTAACGAACGGCTATGTGAACATGGAGCCTCTGGAGGCGATGCTTCCCTATATAGACGCGATGAACATAGACCTGAAGGCATTCAATGAGGGTTTTTACAGGAAGATATGCGGAGGGAGGCTCGAGAAGGTGCTCGAGGTTATAAAGCGCGCTAGCCGCGATTGCCATGTAGAGCTTACTACGTTGATCATACCGGGATTAAACGATTCGGATGAAGAGATGAGGAAAGAGGCGGAATGGATCCGCGATAATGTCGGCCCCGAAACCCCGCTACACTTGTCGAGATATTTCCCCTGCTACAAAATGAAACTTCCGCCCACACCAGTGAAGACGCTGGAACGCGCGCGGGAGATAGCCATGGCCAGCCTGAAATATGTGTATCTGGGCAATGTCTAACGGTAATACTTATCGTAATCCTTAAAGTCTATATTGACCGTGCTGGCCTTTTCGAGGCCTCTCAGCCAGTTTTCGATATATCGTGTCTTCTTTAATTCGATAAGTTTTTTCGAATAACCATCTTTTTCTTTCTTGAATTTCTCTTCATCGAACTTCTCTCTTCCGGAAACCCTGAATATTATCGCGCCTTTCTCCATTTCGATAGGGGTGGAAACTTCATCAGGTTTTAGCGTGCTTGCGGTCTCTATCAAGGGGCCGACCTCTCCGATACCTTCGATAGTTTCGCCTTTGGAGAAGAATGCGGATTCTTTAACATTGAGGGCAAGTTTTGCCGCGGCCGCTTCAAAGCTCAATTTTTCTTTTGCCATAAGGTCTTTAAGTTTACTGTACCCTTCGCCGGCAGCCGGCGCTGCGGGAAAATCGATATAGGAGATCTTGAGTTTGTCGTTTATTTTTCCGTATGACTCCGCGATCTCCTGGTCGGTCACTTTGATATCTTTAGTGAGCCGGTCGTTAAATTTCTGGATCTCGAGGTTACCCCTCATCATCTCTTCGAACATTCTCGGTTCAAGGGCCATATTGTTTCTCAGTATATAGCCGTACATCCTGTCATCGAAATAACCGCCTCTTAGGAATAAAGGCTGGCTCCGTATAAAATTTATAACTTCAGCATTTGAGACCTTCATCTTTGCCTTCCGGGCTTCTTTGGCCATGATCAACCTGTCCCACGCGAGTTTTCCGAGAAAAGCGTTTGACTTCAAAAATGTATCCATAACTTTCGGCTGGTTGAAATAATTCAATATTATCTGGCACCTTATTGCGGCAATGCTTTCCGCGAAGTCGCCGAAAGATATCTTTTTGCCATCGATGAGCCCGACAAATTTGGGCCCCTTATCTTTTGATCCTCCGCCTGCGCCTGTGCCCCATAGGACGAACGCGGGGAGTATGAGTATCAAAAGTCCCCAAAGCACTATTTTAGCCACATTTTTATGCCTGAATAGCTTAAGCATCTGTTTCTCCTTATCGGTTGGATACGATTATATTTTATTTCGCCCCTTTCTTCAAGATAAAAGACGGGACGAACTTACCTTGACTTTTATATCCGTATTATGTAGAATTAATCAAAATAGGAAATTATATGAAACAGACGAAGACTAAGCTTAAACTCGGCCTGCCCAAGGGAAGCCTGCAGGATTCCACTGTGAAGATGTTCAGGAAGGCGGGTTTTTACGTCAATATCAGCGAGAGGTCCTATTTCCCGTCAATCGATGACAGCGAAATAGAATGCGTGCTCTTTAGGGCCCAGGAGATGGCCAGATATGTCGAGGACGGGATCCTCGATGTCGGTATAACAGGTAATGACTGGATACTGGAGAACGGTTCGGACGTGGTAAGGGTTGCCGAGCTTATATATTCGAAACAGTCGATGCGCCCGGTGAGATGGGTGCTGGCGGTTCCGGAAGCTTCGAAGATAAATAGTGTAAAGGACCTGAACGGCAAGTCCGTGGCGACCGAGCTCGTCGGAGTTACGAAGAGATACCTTAAGAAGAACAAAGTCAAGGCGCGGGTGGAATTCAGCTGGGGGGCGACAGAGGTTAAGGCCATAATGGGTGTAGACGCTATAGTTGAGGTCACCGAGACGGGATCGTCCTTAAGGGCCAATAAACTGAGAGAGGTGGCCACCATTTGCGAGTCCACCACACAGCTCATAGCCAATCGCAAGAGCTGGATGAACCCATGGAAGCGGAATAAGATAGAGAATCTGGCCCTTCTTCTGAAGGGCGCGATACTCGCCGAAGATAAGGTGGGCTTAAAGATGAACGTCGCCAAGAGAAATCTGAAGGCGGTGCTCAGCCTTCTACCGGCGATGAAGAAGCCCACTATAGCAAACCTTACGGATCCGGACTGGGTAGATGTCGAGACCATAATAGACGAGAAGGTGGTCAAGCATCTTATACCTGACTTAAAGAGAGCGGGCGCGGAAGGCATTATCGAATACCCGCTTAATAAAGTCATATATTAAATCGACCGTTAGGGGGTGATCACGAAATGCCTTGCGGTAGAAAACGCAAAAGAGCCAAGATGGCGAAGCATAAGAGAAAAAAGAGAATGAGAAGAGATCGCCATAAGAAAAAATAAACCCCGTTAGAAAGGGCGGGTAGAGTCCCGCCCTTTCTGATTGGGTTAATTACCGAATAAGAGTGTAAAAATTGTTTTCACGTAAAGCCCTGTTTACTTTAGCCGCGGCGGTTGCTCTATCGGCATTCGCGATAAAGAATCTGGATGCGGTAGCGGATATATATTCACGAAGCCGCTCTTTCTCGATAGGCCCGCGGGCTTCCGAGGGGCGTTCCTCGACGGGTTTCGCGAAATCGCTTGCCCATTATACGATGGGCATTATTTATGATAATGAGCTCAAGAGCGCGGAAGCCATTAAAGAATTTGAAGCGGCCGTTCTTCTCGAGCCGGATATAAGTTACGTTCACACGCGCCTTGCGGCCGATTATTTCCTGCTAAAGGATACTAAGAAAGCTCTAGAGGAATTGAAGGCCGCCAAGTCGCTGGACCCGGCGGATGCGAAACCGTTTTTTATAGCGGCGCTTATCTACACATCGTTAAATAAGTACGAAGATGCCCGGAAGGAATATCAGGAGGTCATGCGCCTCGCCCCTGATTCGATGTGGGCTCTCAGCTCTTTGGCAGATATCTATGTGCTTCAGGAAAGGATGGCGGACGCGGCAAGCGTCTATGAAAAGCTTATCGATAAGGATAAGGAGTCGGACCTGTTATATTTTAACCTCGGCGTGATATACTCGAGGATGGGTAAGACCGACAAGGGGATAGAGGCTTTAAACCAGGCGGTACAGCTGAATCCGGAATATCTGGAGGCGTATATAGGCCTGGGCGCCATGTACGAACTGAAGAAAGATCTTGACGGCGCGATCCTCAATTTTGAAAAAGCGCTGGAGATAGATCCGTCGAATATAGTCATCTACCGTCATCTCGGGGGTCTATTCCTTAGAGTGAAACGGTACGATGAGGCTCTCCGGCAATACGAGACTATCTCGAAACTGGACCCTAAAGACGCTTACGCTTATATCGAACGGGCCAATATTTATATTATCGAGAAGAAGTTGGATGAGGCTACGGCGGTCCTGGAAGCCGCTGTAAAGCTGGGCCTGAAAGAAGCCGATGTTTATCTCGCGCTCGGATATTCCTACGCGCTCGCGGGTGATAAAGCCCGCGCGCTCAAATATTATAATACCGCGCTTGAGGCCTCGCCGGATAATGCCGGAGCGCATTTTTATCTGGGATCTTTTTACGAGAGTATAAACGAGAAAGAGATGGCGGTAAAGCATTTAAGGGACGCCATCAGGCTCGATCCGGAATTTGCCGACGCTTATAATTATCTCGGCTATATGTTTGCCGAGGAAGGCGTCGAGCTTGACGAGGCCTTGGAGCTGACCAGAAAAGCGGTTGCGCTGGATCCGGAGAACGGCGCGTTCCTGGATTCTCTCGGATGGGTTCTCTTTAAAAAGGGCATGACGGATGAGGCCCTCCTTCAGATCGAGAAGGCGCTCAAAACAGATCCCGATGATCCGGTGATAAGGGACCATCTCGGTGACATATATTTTAAGAAAGGACTGCGCGATAGAGCGCGGGAAGAGTGGAGTAAGTCATTGAAATTTGATCCGAAACAGGATAAGGTCAGAGAGAAAGTGCGAAGCCTCCCCGCAAGGGGATTAAAAGGAAGATAAAATAGAAAAATGAAACGACCAGACATTACAGAGCTCGAGAAGAAGGCGATAGAGATAAGGAAAGATATCCTGAAGATGCTTATGATGGCCGGTTCAGGGCATACCGGGGGAAGCCTTTCCATTGTAGATATATTGGTTGCCTTATATTATTACAAATTGAAGAACAATCCGTCCGATCCTAAATGGAAAGAGCGCGACAGGTTTTTGCTCTCAAAAGGCCATGCTTGT
This window of the Candidatus Omnitrophota bacterium genome carries:
- a CDS encoding tetratricopeptide repeat protein, whose translation is MFSRKALFTLAAAVALSAFAIKNLDAVADIYSRSRSFSIGPRASEGRSSTGFAKSLAHYTMGIIYDNELKSAEAIKEFEAAVLLEPDISYVHTRLAADYFLLKDTKKALEELKAAKSLDPADAKPFFIAALIYTSLNKYEDARKEYQEVMRLAPDSMWALSSLADIYVLQERMADAASVYEKLIDKDKESDLLYFNLGVIYSRMGKTDKGIEALNQAVQLNPEYLEAYIGLGAMYELKKDLDGAILNFEKALEIDPSNIVIYRHLGGLFLRVKRYDEALRQYETISKLDPKDAYAYIERANIYIIEKKLDEATAVLEAAVKLGLKEADVYLALGYSYALAGDKARALKYYNTALEASPDNAGAHFYLGSFYESINEKEMAVKHLRDAIRLDPEFADAYNYLGYMFAEEGVELDEALELTRKAVALDPENGAFLDSLGWVLFKKGMTDEALLQIEKALKTDPDDPVIRDHLGDIYFKKGLRDRAREEWSKSLKFDPKQDKVREKVRSLPARGLKGR
- a CDS encoding peptidylprolyl isomerase, producing MLKLFRHKNVAKIVLWGLLILILPAFVLWGTGAGGGSKDKGPKFVGLIDGKKISFGDFAESIAAIRCQIILNYFNQPKVMDTFLKSNAFLGKLAWDRLIMAKEARKAKMKVSNAEVINFIRSQPLFLRGGYFDDRMYGYILRNNMALEPRMFEEMMRGNLEIQKFNDRLTKDIKVTDQEIAESYGKINDKLKISYIDFPAAPAAGEGYSKLKDLMAKEKLSFEAAAAKLALNVKESAFFSKGETIEGIGEVGPLIETASTLKPDEVSTPIEMEKGAIIFRVSGREKFDEEKFKKEKDGYSKKLIELKKTRYIENWLRGLEKASTVNIDFKDYDKYYR
- the hisG gene encoding ATP phosphoribosyltransferase, which produces MKQTKTKLKLGLPKGSLQDSTVKMFRKAGFYVNISERSYFPSIDDSEIECVLFRAQEMARYVEDGILDVGITGNDWILENGSDVVRVAELIYSKQSMRPVRWVLAVPEASKINSVKDLNGKSVATELVGVTKRYLKKNKVKARVEFSWGATEVKAIMGVDAIVEVTETGSSLRANKLREVATICESTTQLIANRKSWMNPWKRNKIENLALLLKGAILAEDKVGLKMNVAKRNLKAVLSLLPAMKKPTIANLTDPDWVDVETIIDEKVVKHLIPDLKRAGAEGIIEYPLNKVIY
- the amrS gene encoding AmmeMemoRadiSam system radical SAM enzyme; its protein translation is MKEALYYEKLGSGKVHCHLCPTECVIAPDKRGACGVRVNRDGTLYSEIYGRITSASLDPIEKKPLYHYHPGEYIFSIGTKGCNFHCDFCQNWQISQDPDARTDGITSEEAVTRAKESSSFGIAYTYNEPFIWYEFVFETAKLAKSSNLENVLVTNGYVNMEPLEAMLPYIDAMNIDLKAFNEGFYRKICGGRLEKVLEVIKRASRDCHVELTTLIIPGLNDSDEEMRKEAEWIRDNVGPETPLHLSRYFPCYKMKLPPTPVKTLERAREIAMASLKYVYLGNV